The Lactuca sativa cultivar Salinas chromosome 2, Lsat_Salinas_v11, whole genome shotgun sequence genome includes a window with the following:
- the LOC111894310 gene encoding uncharacterized protein LOC111894310: protein MSKGNKYIFLAVDYVSKWAEAQALPTNDGRVVVRFLKKLFARFGVPKALISDRGTHFPNDQIEKVLRKYGVSHKFSTSYHPQTSGQSEVTNRALKRILERSVGSNRKEWLVYGKQCHLPVEIEHKAFWALKVCNFNMAKLKNNRLMQMNALEELRNDAYTSSLIYKEKTKSWHDKRIKGNKEFHEGQKVLLFNSRLKLFSGKLKSRWDGPFLVKKVFPHGAIELLSKDGTPFKVNGHRVKRYEEGVPRNEDMEEGLLMEGIAAT, encoded by the exons ATGTCCAAAGGCAACAAATACATCTTCTTGGCGGTGGATTATGTATCCAAGTGGGCGGAGGCACAAGCTTTGCCAACTAATGATGGTCGGGTGGTGGTGCGCTTTTTGAAGAAACTATTTGCAAGATTTGGAGTCCCAAAAGCCCTTATAAGTGACCGAGGCACTCATTTTCCCAATGATCAAATAGAGAAGGTGCTAAGAAAATATGGGGTATCCCATAAATTCTCTAcatcctaccatccacaaactagtggACAATCCGAAGTGACAAATAGAGCCTTAAAGAGAATCTTGGAGAGATCGGTGGGGAGCAATCGGAAAGAATG gctagtttatggaaagcaatgtCATTTACCGGTGGAGATCGAGCATAAAGCTTTTTGGGCTTTAAAAGTGTGCAACTTCAACATGGCAAAGCTCAAGAACAATCggttaatgcaaatgaatgctcttgagGAACTTAGGAATGATGCTTACACTAGTTCTCTAATTTATAAGGAGAAAACTAAGAGTTGGCATGACAAGAGGATCAAGGGAAATAAAGAGTTTCATGAAGGGCAAAAGGTGTTACTCTTTAATTCAAGGTTAAAACTCTTCTCGGGAAAACTCAAGTCAAGATGGGATGGTCCTTTTCTAGTGAAGAAGGTGTTTCCACATGGTGCTATAGAGTTATTATCAAAGGATGGTACCCCTTTCAAGGTCAATGGACATAGGGTTAAAAGATATGAAGAAGGAGTCCCAAGAAATGAAGACATGGAAGAAGGGCTGTTGATGGAAGGGATTGCAGCAACGTAG
- the LOC111894301 gene encoding uncharacterized protein LOC111894301, giving the protein MLNKLPKKKGDPKSLTFPCQFGNLATIHALADSGASVNLMPYSLFKKLALLEPRPIHMVIHLANKTVTFPRGICENLLVKVDKFVFPADFIILDMEADPQVPIILGRPLLNTASTMVDMRDSKLTLRVGDDSVTFGVDQAMKYARNSDDMAFSIDMLDELMEE; this is encoded by the coding sequence ATGCTAAATAAGCTACCAAAGAAGAAGGGTGACCCGAAGAGCTTAACTTTTCCTTGCCAATTTGGTAACTTGGCTACCATTCATGCTTTGGCCGATTCGGGAGCAAGTGTGAACCTCATGCCATATTCACTCTTCAAGAAGCTAGCCCTCTTAGAACCAAGGCCAATTCATATGGTGATTCACTTAGCAAACAAGACAGTCACTTTTCCAAGAGGCATATGTGAAAACTTATTGGTCAAGGTGGACAAGTTTGTATTTCCCGCAGATTTCATAATTCTAGACATGGAGGCGGATCCTCAAGTCCCGATCATCCTTGGAAGACCTTTACTCAACACTGCAAGTACTATGGTAGACATGAGGGACTCAAAGCTTACTTTACGGGTAGGAGATGACTCAGTTACTTTTGGGGTTGATCAAGCTATGAAGTATGCAAGGAATAGTGATGACATGGCGTTCTCAATTGACATGCTTGATGAATTAATGGAGGagtga
- the LOC128132355 gene encoding uncharacterized protein LOC128132355 has translation MGPAKKEFIDQFFPPSKISKLKKAIANFEQQARESLYEAWERYKSLLRNCPHHDLNSQQEVSIFYDGGNVTTRQLLDSQGPLTKKAPPVIKQLIEEFSKHSREHHNPRNDVTRGSAYVASEDLSSVMAMLKNMDRRMDKMDQTIHAIRVGCENCNGPHLTRDCDLDENGNKKVQVCYSSRDRYDEDWRKPKKEWLPYEEYKKAKEEKFRQKGRGFYQKEEPAQERKPSLEDMLIKFVATSEKRHSDHDAAIQETRTMLRNQQASIHNIETQLGKLAQQINQRSLGELPSKTKYNPRGAHINIVTTRSRKIITPLAPVQNEAPK, from the coding sequence ATGGGCCCAGCTAAAAAAGAGTTCATTGATCAATTCTTCCCACCATCCAAGATATCCAAGCTCAAGAAAGCCATagccaactttgaacaacaagctcGAGAGTCACTATATGAAGCTTGGGAGAGGTACAAGAGCTTGTTAAGGAATTGCCCACATCACGACCTCAATAGTCAGCAAGaagtctccatcttttatgatggaggaAATGTTACCACAAGGCAATTACTTGACTCGCAAGGTCCACTTACGAAGAAGGCACCTCCAGTGATAAAgcagctaattgaagaattctctaagcattctagagaacaCCATAATCCAAGAAATGATGTAACAAGGGGGTCCGCCTATGTAGCTTCAGAAGACTTATCATCAGTGATGGCCATGTTGAAAAACATGGATAGGAGGATGGACAAAATGGACCAAACGATACATGCTATACGGGTGGGGTGTGAAAACTGCAATGGGCCTCATCTTACTAGAGACTGCgacttggatgaaaatggaaacaAGAAGGTGCAAGTTTGTTACTCAAGTAGGGACCGATATGATGAAGATTGGCGAAAACCAAAGAAAGAGTGGCTcccttatgaagagtacaagaaggctaaggaggagaagtTCAGGCAAAAAGGAAGAGGTttttaccaaaaggaggagccggcacaagaaagaaaaccaagtttggaagACATGCTTATCAAATTTGTAGCTACTTCAGAAAAGAGACATAGTGATCATGATGCTGCAATTCAAGAAACAAGGACCATGCTTAGAAACCAGCAAGCATCTATCCACAACATAGAAACGCAGCTAGGGAaacttgctcaacaaatcaaccaaagaTCACTGGGAGAACTTCCTAGTAAAACCAAATATAACCCACGAGGCGCGCACATAAACATAGTCACAACAAGAAGTAGGAAGATAATCACTCCTCTGGCCCCTGTTCAGAATGAAGCACCCAAATAA